The DNA window AAAGTTGATATCTTTGAAAAGCTATCATATCCATATTTCAAGTTCGTAACCTATGAGGATGATTCAGTATTGTCAGAGGATTTATACTTCTGCAATCTGGCCAGTGAAAACGGCTGCAATATCAAATGTAATCCTTCAGTTAAAGGAAACCATATATTCGATGTGATAATGTGAATGATACAATTGTTTTATTGGAAGAAAGAAAGGAGATTACTACCTTCTTATTGGATGATGGAGTTAAAACATTGGTCGATAATGTAATAACTACATCTGGTAGTAGTCTTGGATACGAGTATTCCAATAAGTGCATGGTTGATGACATACTTTGTATTTCAGACAAATCAGCAATAGGAAAGGAGTCACTCAGAAAATACACTGGTGACGACACAGAAGTTCCTGTAGGAGTCCTTGTCAATGAACCGGTTGTAATGACAAAAGACTTATACTTTCAAAGGTAATAGTATTGATGAGGCTCTAGCAGTAATAGCTAAAAAGAAATTATGCAGCAAATACTTTGATTCACAAAAAACAGACAAGAAAACAATAACAGATGCTAGTCAAGGTAAAGGTTCCAACTGTGTGGACTGGGGACAAGTCTATTATAGAATAGCTAAATCATTAGGTTATGATGTACAATTTGTCCATGTAAAATGTCGTGTCAGTGGTACTGGCCACATCAGATTAAGATTAAGACATAAGAAACATACATCTGGAAATTGGATTAACAGAGATCCTGCTGCAGTGGCAGATGCCACTTCAGGAAATGTAAGATCAATCTGGTGTGAAGATGGAAATGTCATAGCTATTGATCCATCCTGGATATTTGCAGATTTATACAGTAGTTAACGTTAATGTTAACTCTTTTTTTATTTTATCATTAAAAATATTTGTATGAATTAAATAATTATATTTATATAAGTGTAATAATATAATATTATATTAATTATTATATATAGGTTGTAATAGTTATGGCCAATGTTAATAATACCTCATCTTATATGGATGAGGATAAAAAGAAAATTATACAAGAGTCAAATTATACCTATAGAGATGCTCTTGAAGTATCAGCTTTTCTTATTGAAACCGGAAAGTTTGAGAGACATTATAAAGAAATGAAAATACATGATTTACAAAAAGAACTTGCGGAAATGGATGAAAAAGAACAACAACAATAAAACTTCAAAAAATCAATCTCCAGGATAATGCTCTTAAGAAAAAACTTATTTTGTATCGTGTAAGTAATAATTTTATTATTACTTATATATTTTTTTTATAATAAACTTTTATATATAATACATAATAAATATTTTAGTTATACTATAAATTGTCCTAGAGAGCATTTGGTAAGTATTGGAATTTTCATACCGAAAAGTATATAGTTACTATATGAAAATAAATATAGTTACCAAAGGTAAGTTTAAAGATAATTCCTATATTTACCAAATTGTTGTGGAAATTGAGGTAGAAAAAATTCCCTCAAAATGGGCGATAAGTATAGGAAAATACTTGAGCCTACTAAAAGTAACTTTATTTAAGGAGGTCATTTTTTTGGCATTTAGAGATTATTTCAAATTCAACAAGGATAAAACAACATTCATTTTTGTAGGTGGAAAGGGAGGAGTTGGAAAAACATCAGTGTCTTCCGCTACAGCATTATGGCTGGCCGAACAAGGCAAAAAAACATTGATTGTATCAACAGACCCTGCACATTCACTTGCCGATTCCCTTGAAGTTCCAATTGGAAGCTATCCAAGAGAAATCAAGACCAACCTGTTTGCACTTGAAATTGACCCTGATGAGGCAATGGCTCAAAAGCAGGCACAATTGGAAGCTCAAAAAGCAGCAAATCCGGATAGTGATGGAGGATTATTGGGAATGGATTTTCTAACAGATCAGCTGGACATGGCATCATCCTCACCGGGTGCGGATGAGGCAGCAGCATTTGAAGTGTTCATGACAGTAATGAACTCTGAAGAGTATGATGTTGTAGTGTTTGATACCGCACCAACAGGACACACATTAAGGTTACTGTCATTTCCTGAAGTCATGGACTCATGGGTTGGAAAAATGATGCTGGCAAAGGCAAAACTGGGCTCAGCAACAAATGCTCTTAAAAAAATCATGCCGTTCATGGAAGCTGTTGATGATCCTCAAACATCTGAAGACTTGAAAAGAACCAAGGAGCAAATCGACAAGGCAAAAGAGGTATTGTCAGACCCTGACAGGACCACATTCAAGATGGTTGTGATTCCTGAGGAAATGTCAATCTATGAGTCAGAAAGGGCACTTGAAGCATTAAACAAGTATGACATTACCGTTGACAGCGTAATCGTCAACCAGGTGATGCCTGACATCTGTGACTGTGACTTCTGCCACTCAAGACACAAGCTCCAGCAAAAAAGACTGGCTTTAATTGACCAGAAGTTCCCGGACCAGCACATCGCTGAAGTTCCGCTATTCAAGGATGAGGTAAAAGGTCAGGAAAAACTCTTAAACCTTGCTCATATCCTCTATGATGGTGAGGACAACGATGAGGTCGTTCAGGAAGCAATACAATTATAAAATTAAAAGTTAAAAGTTTAAACTTTTAACCATTCTCATTTTTTCTTAAAACCCAACTAATCACTTCAACAATCAATATCAAAATTATGAATATTGCGGAATTGATGAAAAAAGTTTTTTGATAGATTGTTTCCAAAGCACTTGCAATTCCCCAGCAGACAATTAGAAGTATTGACATGACTCTAAAAATTTTGCTAATCTTTTCGTTTTCATACTTTAGTTTGAATTTTAGAAGTATTGCAATCATCAGTACCACTAATAGTATCGCTCCAAACATTAAATGTGCATAAAGTGGGATATTTAGTGTTAGTGAGCATATAATGTATGCAATTATTATTAGTATTGCAAACAGGATTTCATATTTCTCCATTGTTTTCCTCCTTTTGTTAATCTTATAATGTAATATATTTTTTGGTATATTTTATATACATTCTGTCTTTCAAAAATTTAAAAAAAGTTAAAATAAATTATTTTAACTTTTCATTATCCGAATACGAGGGGCACTTCATATTTTTGGTATTTTCTTGGAATATTGCAGGCAGTCCATTTTTCTTCTGTGAAATAGTTATAGGTTTCACCTTTTGTAAGTTTTTTAGTGTATCCGTCTCCAATATATAATGCATTATTTCTGTTTAGGCTGCCGTCGGAATTAATTCCAACTTCGATATAATCGTAGGTACCGTCACTTTTGGGAATATTGAAAAACTTTTTGCTTTGCATATATCCGTTTCTGGTAAATGCAACATGTTCATAAGCCCAATGCCAGTCTTTTTTGTCTACAAAGTTGTTTTTCACATAGTTTCCAACTCCATGTATTCCCATCATCAGTCCGACTGTACTTGCAAGACCTACCATGACACTTCCACTAACTAACTTTCCAGCAATTCCTGCAGCCAGGGCTCCAGCTTTATATCCCAGAACGCTCAATGGATGAATCTTATTTAAAACATTTCCCGCAATGTCTCCCGCAGCGTTTTTCATCCTGTTGAAAGTATTGCCAATTCCTGTAATTATTTGTATAGGTGTTGAGCCTACGCTGCAGCAGTCACATGGTGTTGATACCATAGATCCTTTGTATGCAAATTCATCACCGATGTAAATGACATTCGCAATTCCGCTTGTTGAGTTGATTGCTATTATACTGCTGTTGTCAGCTTCATTTATGATATAAAACATCTCTCCAATCTGTGAGATGCTGAAGTTGTTATTTTCAGCGGATTCAAAAATATTGTCCAGTGAATTTGTGGTGTTTTCTTTATATTCTTCAGCAACAGGATTTAACACATAACTTTCAATATTTGGCAAATAAAATGAATTCATTGTTTTAAAAATTAAAGAGTTCTCACTATCTCCGGTAACATCCATTCCCATATCTGCATTTAAAATATGTAGGTATGTGTCTTTTAGGTTGATTCCTCCAAGAATTGTGGCGGTTTTCTCACGGCTCCATTTTACATTGAATTCGTCGGCGTATTGGTCTGCCATCTCATCGGCCAGCCATGCGGTTTCAAGTGATGCCAGAAACATTCCATAAATGTTTAATATTCCGATTCTGGTCAGATATGATGAGCTTACCTTTGTCCATTTTTCCAAATAGGATTTTTCTATTTTATCGTTTATTATGGCAAATGACTGAAGCACTTCAAAACCCCTCAACGGCTGGTAGAGGTCGCTGAGACCGTATGTTATTGTTTCACTTTTGTCAAGCTCCTCAACGCCGTTAACAATCAGCTTTGTTGTAATGTCCTCTTTTGATATTTTGGGAAATATTGAGTCTCCCGCATCGCTGTATTCCACAGTCTTTCCGGTATTTGTGAATCTGATTTTGTCCGAGTTGTAGTTTGTCAGCTTGTCGTATGTGTTGAAGTTGATTTCATAGGTATTTTTTTCATATAGCTTTCCCAGATTTGTTCTAAGCCCTAACTCATCGAATGCTCCTGTAAAAAATAGGATTCTTGCTTTTATCATGTCATTTTGAAGGTATGTTATTATTTCGATGTTGTCAAGGTGCTTGTCATATGTCAGTCCGAACATGTCGGCTTCAAGTTGTGTTGTGCCTCTAAATTCAATCTGTGTGTGGTCTGTAATTTTTGATATAAGAATGCCGTCACCTTTTAGATTGTCTTTATTATAGTCGCTTCTGATTCCGCTTCCGTCAAATGGCACCAGATAGGTTTTATAGTCCAGTACTGTCGAATCGACATTCGGGAGGGGTGTTGTTGAGAAGGTGTAATGTTCGGTTTCGCTGATGTGGACTGCAAAGACATCGTTTTTAGGCAGTTTAAGTATTCCGTCAGGACCGGTTTTCACTGCATATTTTGAATTTGAAAAGACATAGGGAACAGTAACATTGACATGATCCGGAATTAAGCTTATGTGGCTGAACTTTGAATGTGTGAGACTTTTTTCCACTGTAATTTGGTTTGTGTGTTTTAATCCCGCATATTCAGTTGTTATGATGTATTTTCCTGCGGGAAGGTCAATTGCCTGTGTTACAATGCCCTGTGAATTGCTTGTGGGGGTGTATGTCTTGTCGTTGACTTTCAGTGTAACCTTTTTGTTTGGTGAAATCTTTCCGTAACAGTTAAGAACCTTGACCGTAAACTTGCTTCCGTCATTTTCCTGCATGGTCAAGTCTCTTGTCTCAAGAATTGTGCGGATTATGATTGTGTTTAAAACAATCTGTGATGTTTTTGGATTTATTGAATAGATTGGATACTCTCCCGGAGGCAAGTCGATCGATAACTTTGCAACTCCCTTCTTGTTGGTCTTAACGGAATATGTCTTGTCCTTCACATTGAATTTGACTGCGGTGTTTTTCAAAAGCTTTCCTTTCTTGTCATAGAATGTTGAATAGAATGCAGCCTTGTTTGTGTAGAATTTTATCAGGTTTTTACTTTTTACTGTGGTTTTTACCGTAATTTTGAAATTTGCACTGCTTTCATAATATCTTTTAGATCCGCCATAGATAACAAATCCGCTGTAGGTTCCAACATTCAAATTTATGCCTAAAGAGGCCTTACCTTTTGAATTTGTGGTTGCGGTGTAGCTTTTACCAAAAACATATATTTTTATTTTGGCTTTGGATATTGCCTTTTTGTTTTTGTCCTTTAATGTGACCACAAGCTTGCTTCCATCCTTGTAGTGCATTTTGACGTTCGATACCTTCAAAGTGGTTTTTGTTCTCGCTTCTGTAAGTACGTATATTGCCTTTTTGGAGGATTTGGATTCTATCTTTTTAGTGCTGCTTTTCGCCCCAAGCTTGTCATCCGAATCGCTCTTTTCAAGCTTTTGTGAATCCTCGTTACTTGCCTTCAATTCATCCTGGCCATCAGAACTCATCAGGCAAATTTCATCGTCTGGTTGTTCAATTGGTTGTGTGAATGTTTCATTATCGCTATCGGCTGCCGATGCGACTCCGATAAGTAAAAACAGCAGGATAATGAAACATATGGTGTTTATTTTAATGTTCATAATATCTACCTTTTCGTCAATAATGGTCTAATCGACGATAAAAGTATGATATCTGAACTATATAAAGATTTATTTTCAAATTAAAAGGTAAAAGACTTTTAAAATGAATTTTTAAGCTCAATTTTATGGATATATGACAATTATGCACATGTATGTGAATTCACTGTCTGCAATGCAATCCAGTGTGGTGCTTACAATTTTCTCATCCGGATAGCTTAACCTTTCACAGACGGTTACCCTGCGCTTCGCCTCAACCCCGTTGTCAAGCAGAAACTGCGCCATGTCCTTGACTTTTCTTGACGGCAGTGCAATGGTTGTCTTTCCGTTGTTGATGACTGGAAGTATGTCTTCAATGTTTTCACGTCCGTGAAATGTCATGATGTTTGCATTGTCCCACTGGATATGGCATCTTGCCGCCGCAAGCTGAAGGGAACTGATTCCGGGAATCACCTCAATGTTGTCCTTGGAAAAACCTTTCTCATCCGAAATTCTCAAAACGGTATTTAAGACACCTGAAAAACCCGGATCTCCTGTTGATAAAATTGATACGGTATTGCCGTCAACTGCAAGCTGAACACCCTTTTTCAAAGTGTCTAACAATTCCTTTACATTGAATGCAATCTTGTTTTGCACATCATCAAAAAGATCAATCGCACGTGTGCTTCCAACGGTATAGTCACTCATCTTAACAGTGTCAAGAGCCTTTTTGGTCAGGTATTCGCTTGAACCTGGTCCAATTCCAATGATATAAATTTTTCCGCTCATTTCAATCATCAATTTTCAGGGTTTGTCTAAAAGTGTTTTTCAGTTCGTCTCGCTTGTCTTCCGGATAGTTTTCATCCAAATCGTCATCCAGGGTAAACATCGCAAGTTCATATATAATCCTGTTCATAGACTGTCCGTATTCGGTCAGGTAATATTCGGTGGTGACGGGACTGGTGTTCAAAACCTTCTTTTCAATCAGTCCATTTTTTTCCAAATCCTTAAGGCAGTTGGACAAGACCTTATTTGAAAGGTTTGGCTTATCCTCCTTGAATTCCTTAAAGTGCTTTTTTCCAAAAAACATGTCTCTTATGATTTGGATGCTCCATTTTTTGTTGATAAGACTTAAGGTTCTGTCAACCGGACAGACTACTTTTTCAGGGTTCATAATTAAAAATTGATTAAGATATTATATATTGGTTTCTTTTTGGTAACCCGGTTTCCAGAAAGTTACAAAAATCATTTAAATATCATAATTCAAACTATGATTAAATATTGGGGAGGGATTTAAATTAACGCAAAAGAACAGTTGGATTACTTGATTGGCTATTTGATTGATGAGAGAAATGAAGATATTGCTGTTCCTCATGACTATGATTCCAAAAGGGCATTGCTTCGCTCACTTATGAACATAAGACCTCCTTTAAAAATATCCGATGAGTTTTTAAAGGTTCAGGACGAATTCCTGACAGCGGAAACATTGAACAAGCACCTGACTGGAATTGAGGATATTGAAGATGTTGACGGCAGGATAATGCTGTGGCAGGGTGACATTACCACCTTGAAGGTTGATGCAATTGTAAACGCCGCAAATTCAAAATTGCTCGGATGCTTCATACCCCAGCACAACTGCATTGACAATGTAATCCATTCCGCCGCAGGCTTGCAGCTGAGGGACGAATGCAACAGGATAATGGAAAGGCAGGGATTTGACGAAAGCGTCGGAAAGGCAAAAATCACGGGGGCATATAATCTGCCGTCCAAACATGTGATTCACACCGTGGGGCCTGCAATCCCTCAAGGGTTGAAACCGTCAAAAAAGGATAAGGATGATTTGGCAAGCTGTTATAAGTCATGCCTGGGTATTGCAGGGGAATATAAACTTGAATCCATAGCGTTCTGCGGCATCTCAACAGGGGTGTTTAACTTCCCGCAGGATCTGGCATGTGAAATTGCCGTAAAAACCGTCAAGGATTATCTCAAAGACAATGAGACCACATTGAAACATGTAATTTTTGACGTTTTCTCAGATGAAAGCTATTTGTTGTATAAGGAGTTAATTTATGGATAAATTTGTTTTAAGATTGGATAAGGCTAAAAAGGCCATTGATGAAGCGGATTATATAATTATCGGTGCGGGAGCTGGACTTTCAACCGCTGCCGGAATTGAATACACGGGAGAGAGGTTTGAAAAGTACTTCAAGGATTTCATTGACGAGTACCATTTCACAGACATGTACTCATCAGGATTCTATCCCTTTGAAACGTCAGAGGAAAAGTGGGCCTATTGGGCTAGGCATATCTTTGCAAACCGTTATGATGTCGGAAAAACTGATGTTTATCAAAAATTGTTAAAATTGGTTGAGGATAAGGAGTATTTTGTTCTCACAACAAATGTCGAGCATCAGTTCTGGATAAACGGCTTTGAGGATGAAAGGATTTTTGCAACACAGGGCGATTATGGTCTTTTGCAGTGCGGCAAGGCATGTCATGATAAGCTCTATGACAATGAAAAACAGGTTTTCGAATGGCTTGATAAAACTGAAAATTTCAAAATTCCTACTGATTTGGTTCCAAAATGTCCCGTTTGCGGTGAGGAAATGGATCTGAACCTTAGAAAGGACAATTATTTCGTTGAAGATGAAAAATGGCATCAGATGAGTGTGAACTATTCAAATTTTTTAAAAAAGGCAGATGGAAACATTGTATTTCTTGAAATCGGTGTAGGTTACAACACTCCGGGCATTATCAGATATCCTTTCGAACAGATGACCTATAACACTCCAGACTCAACATTGATAAGACTTAATTTGGACTATCCGCAGGCAATACCTGAAAACAAGGATAGGACAATAAGTTTTGATGAGAATGTAGAGGAAATTTTGGATTACTGGCTATCCAGAATCTAAATTTTCAATTTCTTTTTTTAGGAATTTATAGATTGATTCCGCGCCTATCAATTCGCCTGGATCTTGCCACTGTGACGGATACAGTATGAACGGTTTTGTCTGGTTTCCGCCAAGTCCACCATGACTTCCGATAAGCTCCTCGAAGGCACATACCTCGTCATGCTTTTCATCATAAAAGCTGTTTACAAGAATGTCCGGCATATTTTCAAATGAATTCTGTCTTTTAAGATGTTTTGCGGCAGTTTCACCAAAACCTTCAAGCGGGTTTTCACCAACTATCTCATCAGTGTCCAGATAATAGATTCCCCTTTGTCCGATGACCATTGCCCCATTTGTAATCGAATTCACCATGATGAATCCAATTCCGGAATGGCTTACAAGACCCGGAATCAGTTCCGGAAACAGCATTACCAGTTCCTCATAATTCAGACGTTCCTTCCATTGGGTCAGATAAATCAGACCCAGATTTCCAGAACCTAAAACTATAAGTTCGGAATCCTTGGCTTTTTTTGTACTCAATTCCACATAGTCATGGCCGGTAATGTATTCCAGGCTGTTTGAATATCTTTCACGCAAGTTAAGGTACTGTTCATTTTCAAAAATGATTTTAGGTTTGTGCTCTTCAAGTCCTTTTCTGATGCTTTGAACCGCTCCGTCATCTTCAAAAAGGTCGTCCCGTATGTTTCCGACACGTTCCTTAATGTTTAACAGCTGTTTATTTTCAGGTATGACCGCATCCCTGAAGTGGTCAATGTTGTATTCGTTTTTAAAGAATGTGATGTCATTCGGAAGCAGATGGCGCACATAGTTTCCCAGGGTTATTCCATATCTCTGTTTGAATGTCGCCCCGTTACTTTGGCCGTGGTCTGAAAGTACCACTATCTTGTAGTCACGGTCATTCATTTCAATGGCGGAGGTCAGTCTTGAAAACTGAAGGTCAATCTGTTTTAAAACGCCCCATACGTCTTTGTCCTCAACTCCTGAGTGATGAGCGACCTCATCATAGCCCATATATGTGGCATATGCGGTGTCGATTTCTCCCCTGAACAGTTCGCTTGTCAGAATTTCGGTTGTGGCTTCCCTTAATACCACATTAGCCCCGGCCCTTACTGCGGCATAGACGATGCCTCTTCTAATTCTTGGCTGCACATTTCTGATTCTATGTCTGATTTGGGATTTAAATTCCATCAGGATGTCCCACAGGAATAGAACGAATATCCTTTGGAAGTTATATGAGTCCAAAAATACTGTATGAAGGGTCTTGTTGTAGATTCTTGTGATTGAATGCAGTTTCGAGGAGGTGAGGGCGGATAGCTTGCTGTCTCCTGAAAACATATTTGCAATGCTTATACCATTTTTAAGAAGGCCGTTTCCATTGCTTATTTTCTGCTCGATTTCCGGGGCATGGCTCAGTTTTCCTGAAACCATGATCCTGTTGTCGTTTCTCTTTTCAACCCATCTGTAGGCAACAATGTTATTGTTGTTTCCATGAAGGATTCCCGCCTGGCTGGCTCCAGTCTGTGATGAGAGATCGGTTTCCCATTCCTTCAATGTGTGGGTGCCGTTTTCTATCCAGCTTTTCAATGTGGGCATTATGTTGTTGTCTATTGCCTTTTTTAATGTATTTGCAGATAATCCGTCTATTTCAAGCATCAGCACTCCTGGATATCTTTTGGTTTCACTCTTTCTTTTTAATGCATATTTTAGGCTGCGTTTAATGTAGTTGTCGTAATAGTTTGTATTTGTGATGTTTGATGCAAATGTGGTGGCTATTGCCATCACTATCGGGACCTGCCAAAAGCCGTAAAAGCCGACATAGACATCTGGGATGGGATAGGTTGCAATATAAAAAATCACTGAATTAAGTACCAATGCACCGATACCGAATGTCAGGAT is part of the uncultured Methanobrevibacter sp. genome and encodes:
- a CDS encoding ArsA family ATPase produces the protein MAFRDYFKFNKDKTTFIFVGGKGGVGKTSVSSATALWLAEQGKKTLIVSTDPAHSLADSLEVPIGSYPREIKTNLFALEIDPDEAMAQKQAQLEAQKAANPDSDGGLLGMDFLTDQLDMASSSPGADEAAAFEVFMTVMNSEEYDVVVFDTAPTGHTLRLLSFPEVMDSWVGKMMLAKAKLGSATNALKKIMPFMEAVDDPQTSEDLKRTKEQIDKAKEVLSDPDRTTFKMVVIPEEMSIYESERALEALNKYDITVDSVIVNQVMPDICDCDFCHSRHKLQQKRLALIDQKFPDQHIAEVPLFKDEVKGQEKLLNLAHILYDGEDNDEVVQEAIQL
- a CDS encoding cobalt-precorrin-7 (C(5))-methyltransferase codes for the protein MSGKIYIIGIGPGSSEYLTKKALDTVKMSDYTVGSTRAIDLFDDVQNKIAFNVKELLDTLKKGVQLAVDGNTVSILSTGDPGFSGVLNTVLRISDEKGFSKDNIEVIPGISSLQLAAARCHIQWDNANIMTFHGRENIEDILPVINNGKTTIALPSRKVKDMAQFLLDNGVEAKRRVTVCERLSYPDEKIVSTTLDCIADSEFTYMCIIVIYP
- a CDS encoding helix-turn-helix domain-containing protein, which produces MNPEKVVCPVDRTLSLINKKWSIQIIRDMFFGKKHFKEFKEDKPNLSNKVLSNCLKDLEKNGLIEKKVLNTSPVTTEYYLTEYGQSMNRIIYELAMFTLDDDLDENYPEDKRDELKNTFRQTLKIDD
- a CDS encoding protein-ADP-ribose hydrolase encodes the protein MNAKEQLDYLIGYLIDERNEDIAVPHDYDSKRALLRSLMNIRPPLKISDEFLKVQDEFLTAETLNKHLTGIEDIEDVDGRIMLWQGDITTLKVDAIVNAANSKLLGCFIPQHNCIDNVIHSAAGLQLRDECNRIMERQGFDESVGKAKITGAYNLPSKHVIHTVGPAIPQGLKPSKKDKDDLASCYKSCLGIAGEYKLESIAFCGISTGVFNFPQDLACEIAVKTVKDYLKDNETTLKHVIFDVFSDESYLLYKELIYG
- a CDS encoding phage holin family protein → MTLKNQIISSLKTVITSILLILANIIAVFAVDYISTDFNIGPAYNALIIVIAVVIANALLWPIFRRFLMKYIILTFGIGALVLNSVIFYIATYPIPDVYVGFYGFWQVPIVMAIATTFASNITNTNYYDNYIKRSLKYALKRKSETKRYPGVLMLEIDGLSANTLKKAIDNNIMPTLKSWIENGTHTLKEWETDLSSQTGASQAGILHGNNNNIVAYRWVEKRNDNRIMVSGKLSHAPEIEQKISNGNGLLKNGISIANMFSGDSKLSALTSSKLHSITRIYNKTLHTVFLDSYNFQRIFVLFLWDILMEFKSQIRHRIRNVQPRIRRGIVYAAVRAGANVVLREATTEILTSELFRGEIDTAYATYMGYDEVAHHSGVEDKDVWGVLKQIDLQFSRLTSAIEMNDRDYKIVVLSDHGQSNGATFKQRYGITLGNYVRHLLPNDITFFKNEYNIDHFRDAVIPENKQLLNIKERVGNIRDDLFEDDGAVQSIRKGLEEHKPKIIFENEQYLNLRERYSNSLEYITGHDYVELSTKKAKDSELIVLGSGNLGLIYLTQWKERLNYEELVMLFPELIPGLVSHSGIGFIMVNSITNGAMVIGQRGIYYLDTDEIVGENPLEGFGETAAKHLKRQNSFENMPDILVNSFYDEKHDEVCAFEELIGSHGGLGGNQTKPFILYPSQWQDPGELIGAESIYKFLKKEIENLDSG